From Gossypium raimondii isolate GPD5lz chromosome 11, ASM2569854v1, whole genome shotgun sequence:
aaaaagaaaaaaaagaaagaaatttaaaagaacataaaagaattaaattgctcaaaatgaaaaattatggggactaattgtataatttaacctaaattttttgtttgaaatgatgatttaacgtgtcacgtcagcttaccattacaccattaacgacaaataacggctcagtgactaaaatgttacaacatgataacgtaagtgactaaaatgtaacatttcaaacataagtgactgaaatgtaacctaaggtaaacaaaagtgaccatgggtgtagtttacccaaaatttaattacatgtatttaatgtgaaaaaaaaaaccagggAAAAATTAGTGCCATGATTGTTTGTTGGATTCTGGGATTTGGATCTCTTATCGCTTGGAATAGTATGCTCACAATTGGAGATTATTATTATAATCTGTTCCCTGTCAGTAAGCTCTTCTTACTTTGTGTTTAATGTTCATACTTAAATTCTATAGCAATTAATTTGCTCTTCACCaaagttaatttaaatattttaaaatataaaagaataatacaTTTCAGCAGACTTAAACCCACACTATCTTGTCTTGATAACAATATTAATACTAATTTGAACTAAGACTTAACcgattaattgaattttttatatataccaaatttgGCTTTAGTGTGTGTTTTATTGTTAAAGcttaatttctaaataatgatatttattattcttttttaaaaataatattatttgccTAAGTAAGCATATGAAAATTCAACtctaaccttttttttatatatattatttacccATGCAGTTtgacattttttatatatgtttttgtatggttattattttaatgattatgttttattaatatagatcttgcatgtttaatttgatgtaaaataaaattttctaaaattcctACAAATTATTGACAAATAGACTTGGATTGGATCATGTCTCAGTCCAACTTTAatgtttgagtaaaaatatagaccCGAAAAATAGATTTGAGCAAAAAAATAAGGCTCGTTTTTTAAATGGACCAAGCcttagataatttttttagctAGATCTCGGCCCGGCTTGACTcgaatttacaaaaaaaaattgttgctttttgctattgttttcactgtttttgttgttttgtcaCTACTTTGGTGTtgttttactattatattgttattttttggttattatataactctttattgttaaatttaatactattttagaggtattttcttgttaagttgcacatattttagtattatttaagtataaaaaattgtacttattttagtgttatttaagtataaataattttttaaatttattttcaatttgttagaaaacatttattttaatatttttagtgtatttgatgtgttatattttttaaatttatttttatataaaaaaattaatatgcgCGGATCGGGCTAGACtcaagttttatcattttatccaggcaagttttatcattttatttaccGAAATGTTAGCTTAAAGGCTAGTTCAATCCCTTTACCTATACCTATATTAGTTAATTGAAATCAGACCAGATCAATTgattagatcaagaattaacgATATAGGCATAGATAAAGGGATTGAACTAGTCTTTAAGCTAACATTTCGATactagttaaaattaaaaatcaagatgaattttataaaaattttaatatttaattaatatttaagaattttaatttttattaaactagTTAACGAAAAATCaatgatttatatgaaattagTAAAACATTGAAATAAACCAGTCTAATTCATatttgtctttttatatttttttcgttgctcatcttttatttactttctttatttacttttttccGTAACACTTCCCTTAGTTTATATTTGTTTActcatattaatcattttaattaactttattatgttgaaatttattttatacttttgtgAATTTATATTGgtataataaatattagttataatttttaatgttaatagattacaaataactttaaaaattaaatataaaatatttaaaaaaattaaaaaattttaatataatgacAATTTCATAACTATAGTTAATTTTACAATAGTGACATTTTAATTGTCACAAAGATACATTCATTATCATGTTAATTAGCTGCATATTCCAAGCATTAAATGCCATTGTTCTGTGAGTAGTTCAATACATATATTATCCAAATCCCATGAAATTGAGCATCTAATTTGATGATGTGTATGTTTGCATTTTAAGGACTACCATCCTTCAAGGGTGCTTACTCTGGTTTATCAACCCTTTGCCTTTGGAACAATGTCAATATTGGCATACAACGAATCAAAGATTAATACTAGACGGAGGAACATCTTTGGGTACTCACTTTTTGTTGCAAGTACTTTCATGCTCTTAGTGGTAAAGTTAAACTGCTCCTTTATTTTACACACTCCATCTACTTCATTCTCCAATTAACCTCTATTTTTTCCCCCATCATTTCTTTGATAGTTGGATTTAGCTACATCAGGGAGAGGAGGACTTGGATCTTTCATTGGTATATGTGCTATTGTTGCATTTTTTGGAGTTGCAGATGCTTGTGTTCAAGGTGGAATTGTTGGTGATTTGTCTTTCATGCTCCCTGACTTTATTCAGGTCGGTTTTCTTTAATACTTGATTAACAGTTGATTTAATGGTTAATTGTTGGCTTTATGATTCAGTCCTTCTTTGCTGGTTTGGCTGCATCTGGTGCCTTGACCTCTGCTTTAAGGCTTATCACAAAAGCAGCTTTTGAAATGTCTAACAATGGTCTTCGTAAAGGGGCAAGTATGTGCCTTTTCTTTGCTATTTGACAAGACCTTCCTTAATTTGGCTTACATCTATTAGTtcattgaaacaaaaattctcttctttttgcagtGTTGTTTCTTGCTATTTCTACATTATTTGAGTTCCTATGTGTCCTATTGTATACATATTTCTTCCCTAAATTGCCAATAGTGAAGTACTTCCGCTCTAAGGCAGCTTTAGAAGGATCAAAAACTGTTCAAGCTGATCTTGCGGCAGCTGGTATCCAAACAAAAGACGACCATGTAAATACTTTGACCTTTaccaaatatttctcaaaagcTCTTTTAACCTTGCTTTAAGTTAATACAACTTTTCTTTTGGCATTTTCACAGCATGAACAGAATGAGAGGCTAAGCAACAAACAACTATTCATTCAGAACATAGATTACGCGCTTGACCTATTTCTAATATACGTCTTAACGCTGTCGATTTTCCCTGGATTCTTATACGAAAACACTGGTGAACATAAGTTGGGTACATGGtaagttttcattcattcagTGAAATGACATTTGAAGTTGCTTTACCTTTATACCTAAAGATCTACGTATCCACTTGAAGAATATGGTACGATTGATATGTTTCTAGGTATCCACTTGTGTTGATAGCATCTTACAATGTGTGGGATCTAATATCAAGATATcttccccttgtgaaattcttGAAGATAGAGTCAAGGAAAGGCCTTACGATTGCAATACTTTCTCGATTCTTACTGATCCCTGCTTTTTACTTCACTGCCAAGTATGGTGATCAAGGATGGATGATATTGCTCGTATCATTCCTGGGATTAACAAATGGTCACCTCACAGTCTGTGTAATGACTGCAGCACCTAAAGGTTACAAGGTTAGTGCTGGCATAGTCAGTTGCAATATGAAATTTATCTTAGTATTCTTTGTAATCTCTAATAAAAacttcttgttttcttttgacAGGGGCCTGAACAAAATGCCTTGGGTAATATACTAGTGCTATGTCTATTAATTGGGATATTTGCAGGGGTTTCTTTGGACTGGTTGTGGCTCATTGGTAAAAAGAATGCCTTCTAAACCATTCATCTTTGTTGAAGATTTGCTTCAGCTACTATAACAAAATAATCTAGCAAATTTTAACaagttttgatttgttgttgatttttagagatattttagaATCTTTTAGTAGCTGCTAAGGGACGGTGAAAATGATAATTCACCTATCCATTCAATGCTAGCTTTGTCTTTAGGGGATTTAAAAGCCATTATTAACCTTATTTATAAACAGCGTAATTAGCATGCATTAATAATCATTTTTCAATGTCATGTAATATAATcgagtatttttttttcttatgttgGAAGTATAATCGAGAGTATTTGTAGCATATTGTCAAAGGGcatctaataaaaataagtgtACCTTATAAGCCCTCATCACCTCacaattatatgaaatatattgtCCCAGTTTTTCTTTGACTCCATAATATCATAATGTcacattttatgattttgacacaaattgataaaattttatattaggaatcaagttatattttatttattctactCAAAAAGAATAATGAATCCTTTTACGTTAGatcaaaagtaaattaattctttctattaaaattttatttacttttattgttaaaattgacCAGCGTATGTCAAAATAAGATACATGTGGCATGCCATGTATAATTGTCTGTTATTTTGTTAGCCAagttaattttaacaataaaattgggtgaatttttaacaagaatgatcaatttactttttaatctaacgtaaaaagttaatttacttatttttaagtaataaggataaaatgtaatctaactcATAGaaaactctcattgttcttttATTGCAATAAGCATTAATTCTTGCACTTGAAACTCTTTCCAAAATAAtcttttcaaatgaaaaaagtaaaaaaaattttaatttccaaatagatatttattatattttatataaaaaatctacAATTGAATAGTGTATAATTACATCAATTTTATGAAACTCAAAAGAATTAATGTAGGATAACATCTGTtccaaaattgtaatttaattctttatttttttaaaaagcactCGCAACcaaaaagttaataattattaCAAGTGATAATTACGACAAAATAATAATCTCtttctctaaataattaaagtgtattaattgaatttgctaaaagacaaataaaattcaacatcATAAGAAGCAGTTCACACATAGATACTACTAAACGTCGACACAataaataacttatttatttcatccttcaagatagaaaataatatgaaataagcTTTTACTAACTTCAATCAACTAAAACTTGAAGCAATCATCAGCTAAGGTTAGAgcaatcaatatttttaatcaattttatgaaaaaaaatggaaaaaggagctgaaatcaattaatttaatttaatatatttaattttccgATGATTACTTTTTTCACTTATAAAtggaaagtaatttaatttaatttaatttattaatacatGAACaggttgttttaaaaaataataaattctttttaaaaatatttgagttcatttctttttttctaaaaataaagtatattgataaaaataattgttaaattttgatcaattttttaaacaaataaaaataaattttatacttaaattttaagtagtTTTAGTGGTAAGGAATTAGGGATAtagatatgatttcttttatataaaagcacatatataaaatttatagatgTCAATTAGAGATGTTCATGGGTCGAGTCAAGTTAGGGTTAAGCATAATATTAacgtattttatgtttgtttaaatttgactCAACCCAAAAtctgagtttaaaattttgcctaa
This genomic window contains:
- the LOC105761285 gene encoding equilibrative nucleotide transporter 3 isoform X1, whose protein sequence is MTIVDGGESPSRLEGKISAMIVCWILGFGSLIAWNSMLTIGDYYYNLFPDYHPSRVLTLVYQPFAFGTMSILAYNESKINTRRRNIFGYSLFVASTFMLLVLDLATSGRGGLGSFIGICAIVAFFGVADACVQGGIVGDLSFMLPDFIQSFFAGLAASGALTSALRLITKAAFEMSNNGLRKGAMLFLAISTLFEFLCVLLYTYFFPKLPIVKYFRSKAALEGSKTVQADLAAAGIQTKDDHHEQNERLSNKQLFIQNIDYALDLFLIYVLTLSIFPGFLYENTGEHKLGTWYPLVLIASYNVWDLISRYLPLVKFLKIESRKGLTIAILSRFLLIPAFYFTAKYGDQGWMILLVSFLGLTNGHLTVCVMTAAPKGYKGPEQNALGNILVLCLLIGIFAGVSLDWLWLIGKKNAF
- the LOC105761285 gene encoding equilibrative nucleotide transporter 3 isoform X2; protein product: MTIVDGGESPSRLEDYHPSRVLTLVYQPFAFGTMSILAYNESKINTRRRNIFGYSLFVASTFMLLVLDLATSGRGGLGSFIGICAIVAFFGVADACVQGGIVGDLSFMLPDFIQSFFAGLAASGALTSALRLITKAAFEMSNNGLRKGAMLFLAISTLFEFLCVLLYTYFFPKLPIVKYFRSKAALEGSKTVQADLAAAGIQTKDDHHEQNERLSNKQLFIQNIDYALDLFLIYVLTLSIFPGFLYENTGEHKLGTWYPLVLIASYNVWDLISRYLPLVKFLKIESRKGLTIAILSRFLLIPAFYFTAKYGDQGWMILLVSFLGLTNGHLTVCVMTAAPKGYKGPEQNALGNILVLCLLIGIFAGVSLDWLWLIGKKNAF
- the LOC105761285 gene encoding equilibrative nucleotide transporter 3 isoform X3, coding for MEENHLQGLRTTILQGCLLWFINPLPLEQCQYWHTTNQRLILDGGTSLGTHFLLQLDLATSGRGGLGSFIGICAIVAFFGVADACVQGGIVGDLSFMLPDFIQSFFAGLAASGALTSALRLITKAAFEMSNNGLRKGAMLFLAISTLFEFLCVLLYTYFFPKLPIVKYFRSKAALEGSKTVQADLAAAGIQTKDDHHEQNERLSNKQLFIQNIDYALDLFLIYVLTLSIFPGFLYENTGEHKLGTWYPLVLIASYNVWDLISRYLPLVKFLKIESRKGLTIAILSRFLLIPAFYFTAKYGDQGWMILLVSFLGLTNGHLTVCVMTAAPKGYKGPEQNALGNILVLCLLIGIFAGVSLDWLWLIGKKNAF
- the LOC105761285 gene encoding equilibrative nucleotide transporter 3 isoform X4 yields the protein MSILAYNESKINTRRRNIFGYSLFVASTFMLLVLDLATSGRGGLGSFIGICAIVAFFGVADACVQGGIVGDLSFMLPDFIQSFFAGLAASGALTSALRLITKAAFEMSNNGLRKGAMLFLAISTLFEFLCVLLYTYFFPKLPIVKYFRSKAALEGSKTVQADLAAAGIQTKDDHHEQNERLSNKQLFIQNIDYALDLFLIYVLTLSIFPGFLYENTGEHKLGTWYPLVLIASYNVWDLISRYLPLVKFLKIESRKGLTIAILSRFLLIPAFYFTAKYGDQGWMILLVSFLGLTNGHLTVCVMTAAPKGYKGPEQNALGNILVLCLLIGIFAGVSLDWLWLIGKKNAF